The following proteins come from a genomic window of Cherax quadricarinatus isolate ZL_2023a chromosome 39, ASM3850222v1, whole genome shotgun sequence:
- the LOC138853754 gene encoding uncharacterized protein: MGAVWVGNQPWVTTRQREGGVAQTRATVPSRTNLEEVQHYYLEEVQHYLEEVQHYYLEEVQHYLEEVQHYYLEEVQHYYLEEVQHYLEEVQHYYLEEVQHYLEEVQHYYLEEVQHYLKEVQHYYLEEVQHYLEEVQHYLEEVQHLEEVQHYLEEVQHLEEVQHYLEEVHYLEEVQHYLEEVQHYLEEVQHYLEEVQHYLEEVQHYLEEVQYYLEEVQHYLEEVQHYYLEEVQHYLEEVQHYLEEVQHYLEEVQHYLEEMQHYLEEVQHYYLEEVQYYLEEVQHYLEEMQHYYSLVLCYIA, encoded by the coding sequence cacaaacGCGCGCGACTGTCCCCTCACGAACGAACTTAGAAGAGGTACAACACTACTACTTAGAAGAGGTGCAACACTACTTAGAAGAGGTGCAACACTACTACTTAGAAGAGGTGCAACACTACTTAGAAGAGGTACAACACTACTACTTAGAAGAGGTACAACACTACTACTTAGAAGAGGTGCAACACTACTTAGAAGAGGTGCAACACTACTACTTAGAAGAGGTGCAACACTACTTAGAAGAGGTACAACACTACTACTTAGAAGAGGTGCAACACTACTTAAAAGAGGTACAACACTACTACTTAGAAGAGGTGCAACACTACTTAGAAGAGGTGCAACACTACTTAGAAGAGGTACAACACTTAGAAGAGGTGCAACACTACTTAGAAGAGGTACAACACTTAGAAGAGGTGCAACACTACTTAGAAGAGGTACACTACTTAGAAGAGGTGCAACACTACTTAGAAGAGGTACAACACTACTTAGAAGAGGTGCAACACTACTTAGAAGAGGTGCAACACTACTTAGAAGAGGTACAACACTACTTAGAAGAGGTACAATACTACTTAGAAGAGGTGCAACACTACTTAGAAGAGGTACAACACTACTACCTAGAAGAGGTGCAACACTACTTAGAAGAGGTGCAACACTACTTAGAAGAGGTGCAACACTACTTAGAAGAGGTGCAACACTACTTAGAAGAGATGCAACACTACTTAGAAGAGGTGCAACACTACTACTTAGAAGAGGTGCAATACTACTTAGAAGAGGTGCAACACTACTTAGAAGAGATGCAACACTACTACTCTCTAGTATTATGCTACATAGCGTAG